The following are encoded together in the Acidimicrobiales bacterium genome:
- the mshD gene encoding mycothiol synthase translates to MHRIEINRHIDGDDAASLRALFDAAAAADAHAALDEHAWLDLVHGGREGFAGLVAWESGHDHPVGYAQVSRGSGNWALEYVVDPHHRVPGNTIGADLLKAAVDVIASEGGGHVHMWVNQPRPHHDRIAESVGLKPGRVLYQMRRPLPVEESARDGAPPIAVRTFEVGSDEEAWLEVNNRAFHWHPEQGGWDLATIKQREAEPWFDAAGFLLHEDSSGKIDGFCWTKVHADDEPPLGEIYVIAVDPEAGEPRPGLGRSLVLAGLDHLYGKGIRTGMLYVDADNAKAVKLYVDMGFVVNHLDQAYVGDVPSSR, encoded by the coding sequence GTGCACCGCATAGAGATCAACCGGCATATCGACGGCGACGATGCCGCTTCGTTGCGGGCGCTGTTCGACGCCGCCGCTGCTGCCGACGCGCACGCTGCTCTCGACGAGCACGCGTGGCTCGACCTCGTCCACGGAGGGCGGGAGGGCTTCGCCGGCCTTGTCGCATGGGAGTCCGGCCACGACCATCCCGTCGGGTACGCGCAGGTGTCGCGCGGTTCGGGGAACTGGGCGCTGGAGTACGTCGTCGACCCGCACCACCGGGTCCCCGGCAACACGATCGGCGCGGATCTCCTGAAAGCCGCGGTCGACGTGATCGCCTCGGAGGGAGGCGGTCATGTGCACATGTGGGTCAACCAGCCGCGCCCCCACCACGACCGGATCGCCGAGTCGGTCGGCCTGAAGCCCGGCCGGGTTCTATACCAGATGCGCCGCCCGCTTCCCGTCGAGGAGTCGGCGCGCGACGGTGCGCCACCGATAGCCGTGCGGACGTTCGAGGTCGGCTCCGACGAGGAGGCCTGGTTGGAGGTCAACAACCGGGCGTTCCACTGGCATCCCGAGCAAGGCGGCTGGGACCTCGCGACCATCAAGCAGCGCGAGGCGGAGCCCTGGTTCGACGCGGCGGGATTCCTCCTGCACGAGGACAGCTCCGGCAAGATCGACGGATTCTGCTGGACGAAGGTGCACGCGGACGACGAGCCTCCGCTGGGGGAGATCTACGTCATCGCTGTCGACCCCGAGGCGGGTGAGCCGCGGCCCGGGCTGGGTCGTTCGCTGGTGCTCGCGGGGCTGGATCACCTGTACGGCAAGGGTATTCGCACAGGGATGCTGTACGTGGATGCTGACAACGCCAAAGCGGTCAAGCTCTACGTCGACATGGGGTTCGTGGTGAACCACCTCGACCAGGCCTACGTCGGCGACGTCCCATCGTCGCGCTGA
- the hisD gene encoding histidinol dehydrogenase: MSPPQATPLLTPLDLRGATGDMAKHLPEPPASDEGPAASVREILALVKASGDTALRDLTERFDGVRVGDLRVPPEAVSGALDRIPAKLREALEVAHGNIVDYHRAQLHPDVRYEKDGIVVREARRAVDRAGLYVPGGRAPLASTVLMTAAPARVAGVGALAMCSPPGPDGAIADAILAAAAIAGVDEVYRVGGAQAIGALAYGTESIPAVDVIVGPGNRYVAIAERLVAGEGAVGVPSAFTGPSEVAVVADESTPPEYAAVDLVVQAEHGPDGLAYLITWSPDAAKAIAAEVERITAASPRRAEIESTLTRGGFSVLVDGPEQAMAVANAVAAEHLELLNDDPESLVPLLRSAGAVFLGLWAPASLGDYAAGPNHVLPTARSARFGSALRVDDFCKFIHLVDVQRSALERLAPHVAAMAESEGLAAHADSVLMRAGSRTS, from the coding sequence ATGTCCCCCCCACAAGCGACGCCGCTGCTGACGCCCCTTGACCTGCGCGGCGCCACGGGGGACATGGCCAAGCATCTCCCCGAGCCGCCGGCCAGCGACGAAGGACCGGCCGCCTCGGTCCGCGAGATCCTCGCGCTGGTCAAAGCGAGCGGCGACACGGCGTTGCGGGACCTGACCGAGCGGTTCGACGGCGTGCGCGTCGGCGACCTGCGAGTGCCCCCGGAGGCCGTGAGCGGCGCCCTGGACCGGATCCCGGCGAAGCTCAGGGAGGCGCTCGAGGTAGCGCACGGCAACATCGTCGACTACCACCGGGCGCAGCTGCATCCGGATGTCCGCTATGAGAAAGACGGGATCGTCGTGCGGGAAGCCCGCCGTGCCGTCGACAGGGCGGGGTTGTACGTCCCGGGAGGGCGGGCCCCGCTGGCCTCAACGGTGCTGATGACCGCTGCACCGGCGCGCGTCGCAGGCGTGGGGGCGCTCGCGATGTGCTCACCACCGGGTCCCGACGGCGCGATCGCCGACGCCATCCTCGCCGCGGCGGCGATCGCCGGTGTCGACGAGGTCTACCGCGTCGGTGGCGCGCAGGCCATCGGCGCGCTCGCGTACGGGACGGAGTCGATCCCGGCGGTGGACGTCATCGTCGGGCCAGGGAACCGCTACGTCGCGATCGCGGAGCGACTCGTGGCCGGCGAGGGCGCGGTTGGCGTGCCGTCGGCTTTCACCGGGCCGTCGGAGGTCGCGGTGGTGGCCGACGAATCGACCCCGCCGGAGTACGCCGCGGTCGATCTCGTCGTGCAGGCCGAGCACGGGCCCGACGGACTCGCCTACCTGATCACGTGGTCCCCCGACGCGGCGAAGGCGATCGCCGCCGAAGTGGAGCGAATCACCGCAGCATCGCCGCGCCGCGCCGAGATCGAATCCACCCTCACGCGCGGCGGGTTCTCCGTCCTGGTCGACGGACCCGAGCAGGCGATGGCCGTCGCGAACGCCGTGGCCGCCGAGCACCTCGAGCTGCTCAACGACGACCCCGAATCGCTGGTCCCCCTGCTTCGCAGCGCCGGCGCCGTGTTCCTCGGCCTGTGGGCACCCGCCAGCCTCGGCGACTACGCCGCGGGACCCAACCACGTGCTTCCCACAGCTCGCTCGGCGCGCTTCGGCAGCGCGCTGCGCGTCGACGACTTCTGCAAATTCATCCACCTGGTCGACGTGCAACGTTCCGCTCTCGAGCGGCTCGCGCCCCATGTCGCCGCCATGGCCGAGAGCGAAGGGCTCGCCGCGCACGCGGACTCGGTGCTCATGCGGGCCGGCAGCAGGACCTCCTGA
- the nth gene encoding endonuclease III translates to MAKPRTAKGRARETAHRLAAEYPGTVRELCALDFKTPFQLLVATVLSAQTTDERVNMVTPDVFARYPEPADLAAADPGELEEMIHSTGFFRSKTKSLIGLGRALDERFGGEVPDNIADLVTVPGVGRKTANVILSVAFDKPGLAVDTHVTRLTRLLGLTESADPVRIESDVCAVLPPGEWGSFGLRLILHGRRVCIARRPQCADCVLADFCPSSRAPTGKAAKAR, encoded by the coding sequence GTGGCGAAACCGAGGACAGCGAAGGGGCGCGCGCGGGAGACGGCGCACCGGCTGGCGGCCGAGTACCCGGGCACCGTGCGGGAGCTGTGCGCGCTCGACTTCAAGACGCCGTTCCAGCTTCTCGTGGCGACTGTCCTGTCGGCGCAGACCACCGACGAGCGCGTCAACATGGTCACCCCGGACGTGTTCGCGCGCTACCCCGAGCCGGCCGACCTCGCCGCCGCGGACCCGGGCGAGCTCGAGGAGATGATCCACTCGACGGGCTTCTTCCGCTCGAAGACCAAGAGCCTCATAGGTCTCGGCAGGGCGCTCGACGAGCGATTCGGCGGCGAGGTGCCCGACAATATCGCCGACCTGGTGACCGTACCCGGGGTGGGTCGCAAGACGGCCAACGTGATCCTGTCGGTCGCCTTCGACAAGCCCGGCCTCGCCGTCGACACGCACGTGACCCGCCTGACCCGGCTGCTCGGCCTGACCGAGTCGGCGGACCCGGTGCGCATCGAGAGCGACGTGTGCGCGGTGCTGCCGCCCGGGGAGTGGGGGAGCTTCGGCCTGCGCCTGATACTTCACGGACGGAGGGTCTGCATCGCCCGCCGGCCGCAGTGCGCCGATTGCGTGCTGGCGGACTTCTGCCCGTCTTCCCGGGCGCCGACCGGCAAGGCGGCAAAGGCCCGTTAG
- the rlmN gene encoding 23S rRNA (adenine(2503)-C(2))-methyltransferase RlmN, with translation MVGSRMVGSRMVGAYELTREELGRLLEGEPAYRVDQVWRGLHAEGRRPSEMTNLPARLRSRLESALPPALTRVAESVSDGGRTVKWLWQLEGGAQAETVLMHYPERATVCVSSQAGCAMRCSFCATGQAGFSRNLSAGEIVEQVVVARRAAMPARLSNVVFMGMGEPLANYDNLWAALRRIHDELGISARHLTVSTVGVIPGIRRMAGEDLPVNLAVSLHAANDELRSSLVPLNRRYPIDSLMEACGQYVTAKGRRLSFEWALISGVNDRPSDAEELALLARPLGAHVNLIPLNPTPGYRVRGSSPPAVRGFRDMLVSLGVNATVRRNRGTDIDAACGQLAARVGAGATGRGGGGGR, from the coding sequence ATGGTCGGGTCTCGGATGGTCGGATCTCGGATGGTCGGGGCGTACGAGTTGACGCGCGAGGAGTTGGGCCGGCTGCTCGAGGGTGAGCCCGCGTACCGGGTCGACCAGGTGTGGCGGGGGCTGCACGCTGAGGGACGGCGGCCTTCCGAGATGACGAACCTGCCGGCTCGCCTCCGGTCGCGATTGGAGTCGGCTCTGCCGCCGGCGCTGACCCGTGTCGCCGAGTCGGTGTCGGACGGCGGCAGGACGGTCAAGTGGCTGTGGCAGTTGGAGGGCGGCGCGCAGGCGGAGACCGTCCTCATGCACTATCCCGAACGCGCAACGGTCTGCGTGTCGAGCCAGGCGGGATGCGCGATGCGGTGCTCGTTTTGCGCGACCGGGCAGGCGGGGTTCAGCCGGAACCTGTCGGCGGGCGAGATCGTCGAGCAGGTGGTGGTAGCGAGGCGCGCTGCGATGCCTGCGCGCTTGTCGAACGTCGTCTTCATGGGAATGGGCGAACCGCTCGCCAACTACGACAACCTGTGGGCCGCGCTGCGGCGCATCCACGACGAGCTCGGCATTTCGGCCAGGCATCTCACCGTCTCGACGGTCGGCGTGATACCCGGGATACGCCGGATGGCCGGCGAGGACCTGCCGGTCAACCTCGCCGTGTCGTTGCACGCGGCCAACGACGAGCTGAGGAGCAGCCTCGTCCCGCTCAACCGCCGCTACCCCATCGACTCGCTGATGGAGGCGTGCGGCCAGTACGTGACGGCGAAGGGCCGGCGGCTCAGCTTCGAGTGGGCGTTGATATCGGGCGTCAACGACCGGCCCTCCGACGCCGAGGAGCTCGCCTTGCTCGCCCGGCCGCTCGGCGCGCACGTCAACCTCATCCCCTTGAACCCCACGCCGGGCTACCGCGTCCGCGGGAGCTCGCCGCCGGCGGTACGCGGGTTCCGGGACATGCTGGTGTCGCTCGGGGTGAACGCGACCGTTCGGCGCAACCGCGGCACCGACATCGATGCGGCGTGCGGGCAGCTGGCTGCGAGGGTTGGGGCCGGGGCAACGGGGCGCGGCGGGGGCGGCGGCCGGTAA